The DNA region CTGCCATATGCAATGAGGAACCGATGAATTTTCTTGTTTGGATTGAAACAAAAAACGCAAAACCATTAACCGTCTCCCTCGCTACGTTGAGCGAGGCACACCGCCTCGCCGGAAATGACTCGGTAACAGCTGTTACCTTCGACGCCGGATGTGCTACCGATTGCGCGAAGTATGGCGCTGACAATGTTATCGTTATCAAGAACGACACCCTCGCCACGTACTCGACCGAAGGCTATACTGCAGCGCTACAACAAGCAATGGCAACGGCGGACATTGGAACGCTCTTCTTAGCAGCAACACCGGCTGGACGCGATATCGCACCCCGTTTAGCGATGGTAACCGAAGCGGCCCTCATGATTGATGTAACGGCTATTACAGCCGATGGCGATAAACTTGTTTCGACTCATCCCGTCTTCGCCGGAAAAGCGATTCAAACGCTCTCGACAACAGCGGCAAAGAAAATCGTCTCGCTCCGTCCGAAAGCATTTTTGCCAATCGAAGCGCCACGAGCTGGCACGGTGACTGAACTTTCCGTTACAATCCCAGCGATTCGTGCGAAAGTAATCGAGACGAAAGTCGCGTCGTCGGCACGTCCATTAGTTACCGAAGCCGATGTTATCGTTGCCGGTGGTCGTGGCCTTAAGAGCGCTGAAGGTTTTGCCATGATCGAAGAATTGGCGGATACGTTGGGTGCGGCTGTGGGAGCATCCCGCGCGGTCGTGGATGCCGGTTGGCGTCCCCACGAAGAGCAAGTCGGTCAGACGGGTAAAACCGTTTCTCCCTCGCTCTATTTTGCGATTGCGATTAGCGGCGCCGTACAACACCTCGCCGGAATGAATAGCTCGAAAACCATTGTCGCGATCAATCCCGATGCCCAAGCGCCGATCTGGAAAGCCGCGGACTATGGCATCATCGGCGACGCATTCGATATCGTCCCAAAATTGACGACAGCACTCAAGAAGTAAAAATGTTGGCGTGGTTGTTTCCACGCCATTTTACTTATAGACGGAGTGAACGATGAAGTACACATTCTGTATGTTATTTTTTTGTTTTCTGTTTGTAGGGTGTTCAGATGATTCAACGAATAATCCAGTAGATAACTCTGGAGAAGTTCGAGGCAACCTGATTCCGTTAAGTATTTATAACTATTGGGTTTATCGTTACGAATCCTATCGGGGTGGTGTATTAGTACAATCTCGACTGGATACTTTGCGGTTCGACTCGACTGTAACAGTACAGAATAATACATGGTTTGGCGCAAAAGATCGTAAATTTGCCGATCACTTTTACCAAAATCGAGACACAGGTTTTTGGGAATATGATGGTTCAGGTACATCGATTTGGTTCAAGTACCCTGTAGAAACTGGGCAAACATGGATGTCATACTCAGGAACAATTCGCTGCGAATTACATAATGAATATTTACAAGTACCAGCGGGAACATTTTCCGGTTGTGTCAGATACCGACAATCTGATGTGTATGCGTATTCGATTCATAAAATCAAACCTGGGGTTGGTATCCTTTACCAAGAACAAGCCGATTCTGCAACGGGAGTATGTATTAAATCGGTTTATCGTTTATCCGATTATCATGTGATCCCTTAAAATTAATAAATTGTGGTTATCAAATGGCAGATGAAAAAGTAACTTGTATCGTGGTCGGAGCAGGACCTGCTGGTTCAGCGGCTGCGCTCACGCTTGCCCGTGCCGGGATCGAAGTGCTCTTGCTCGAACGGGGTGAGACGGCTGGTTCGAAGAATCTCTTCGGTGGCGTACTCTATACTACGATTCTTGACACGCTCGTTCCCGAATGGCTGGAAGAAGCGCCCCTCGAACGCTACGTCACCCGGAAGCGGTTTTCGCTGATGGCGAAGGACGCCGAAATAGCAGTCGACTTCAAGACGAAACGCTACGAGCAGCATCCGAAGCGCAATTTTTCCTTTGTTGCCTTGCGGGCAAAATTCGACAATTGGTTTGCTAGCAAAGCCGAGGAAGCCGGTGCCATGCTCGCGACCGGGGTAATGGTAAAAGAACTAATTATCGACAATGGTCGAGTGATTGGTGTCCGAACCGAGCCGGGCAATGAAGAATTTTTCGCCGATGTTGTCATTTCTGCCGAAGGTGTTCACAGCTACTTGACGTTGCAAGCCGGATTACGCACGGAAGAATTTGATCCCGACCACATGGTGACAGCAGCAAAGGAAGTCATCAAACTCGATCCTTCCGTTATCGAAGACCGGTTCCAATTGGAAGGCAATGAAGGTGTCGCCGCCGCATACTTTGGCGAGGGGCTCTTCGGGATGTTCGGCGCTGGATTTGTCTACACCAACAAAGATTCGCTCTCGATTGGTACTGGGGTTACCATTGGCGAAATGATGCGTCACAAGAAGAGTCCCAATGATGTTCTGGAGCATTTCAAACAACACCCGGCAATCCGTCCCTTGATAAAAGGGGGTGAAGCAGTCGAATATTCCGCGCACATGATTCCGGAGTATGGCTATGATCATCTGCCCGGTTGCTTCATGGACGGCTTTTTAGTCACCGGCGATGCAGCAGGCTTGGTCAACAGCAGTCATCATCAGGAGGGAACGAACCTCGCGATGGCTTCGGGAGTATTTGCCGCCGAGACCGTAATCGAAGCGGTGAAGCGAAATGATTTTACATCGCTGACATTACGTATGTATCGCGATAAACTGGAAAATAGCTTTGTCCTCAAAGACTTAAAGAAATATCGTCACATGACCAATTTCTTTAATACGAACCCACATTTCCTCCGCGATTACCCGGAACTTGCCGCGGAACTTTTGGGCGATTACTTTGCATTGTCCGACACTCCCAAAGCCGACGTCGAAAAGGATGTCTTCAAGAAATTGCGACGTCGGGTACCGTGGATGACGATGATGATGGATGCGTGGAAAGTCCGTAAGGCGATGTTTTAGG from bacterium includes:
- a CDS encoding electron transfer flavoprotein subunit alpha/FixB family protein; translation: MNFLVWIETKNAKPLTVSLATLSEAHRLAGNDSVTAVTFDAGCATDCAKYGADNVIVIKNDTLATYSTEGYTAALQQAMATADIGTLFLAATPAGRDIAPRLAMVTEAALMIDVTAITADGDKLVSTHPVFAGKAIQTLSTTAAKKIVSLRPKAFLPIEAPRAGTVTELSVTIPAIRAKVIETKVASSARPLVTEADVIVAGGRGLKSAEGFAMIEELADTLGAAVGASRAVVDAGWRPHEEQVGQTGKTVSPSLYFAIAISGAVQHLAGMNSSKTIVAINPDAQAPIWKAADYGIIGDAFDIVPKLTTALKK
- a CDS encoding FAD-dependent oxidoreductase — translated: MADEKVTCIVVGAGPAGSAAALTLARAGIEVLLLERGETAGSKNLFGGVLYTTILDTLVPEWLEEAPLERYVTRKRFSLMAKDAEIAVDFKTKRYEQHPKRNFSFVALRAKFDNWFASKAEEAGAMLATGVMVKELIIDNGRVIGVRTEPGNEEFFADVVISAEGVHSYLTLQAGLRTEEFDPDHMVTAAKEVIKLDPSVIEDRFQLEGNEGVAAAYFGEGLFGMFGAGFVYTNKDSLSIGTGVTIGEMMRHKKSPNDVLEHFKQHPAIRPLIKGGEAVEYSAHMIPEYGYDHLPGCFMDGFLVTGDAAGLVNSSHHQEGTNLAMASGVFAAETVIEAVKRNDFTSLTLRMYRDKLENSFVLKDLKKYRHMTNFFNTNPHFLRDYPELAAELLGDYFALSDTPKADVEKDVFKKLRRRVPWMTMMMDAWKVRKAMF